In Microbacterium lushaniae, the following are encoded in one genomic region:
- a CDS encoding glutamine amidotransferase-related protein, which yields MPLPLLYVCARPQVQAAAAEYASFREGMQRDEAGLARHDLVRAPLPDDVFDRYAGFVVGGSPFNLTDPDAEKSDAQRQVESGLEQIAAQAAASATTALFTCYGIGVVTRMLGGEVSRAFPEDTGPAEIRLTADGTRDALFGGLGSPFTALTAHKEGAAAVPPGAVLLAENDACPVQAYRVGDRLYATQFHPEPTTHAFTERMAIYRNDGYFPAEDFDRLSARVLEASVSEPARLLQRFAAAASSA from the coding sequence GTGCCCCTGCCTCTCCTCTACGTCTGCGCGCGTCCGCAGGTGCAGGCCGCAGCCGCCGAGTACGCGTCGTTTCGCGAGGGGATGCAGCGGGACGAAGCGGGACTCGCCCGCCACGACCTCGTGCGCGCGCCGCTGCCCGACGACGTCTTCGACCGGTACGCGGGCTTCGTCGTCGGCGGCAGCCCGTTCAACCTCACCGATCCGGATGCGGAGAAGTCCGACGCGCAGCGGCAGGTCGAATCCGGCTTGGAGCAGATCGCGGCGCAGGCCGCCGCATCCGCCACCACCGCACTGTTCACGTGCTACGGCATCGGCGTCGTGACCCGGATGCTGGGGGGCGAGGTGTCGCGCGCGTTCCCCGAGGACACCGGACCCGCCGAGATCCGGCTCACCGCCGACGGCACGCGCGACGCCCTGTTCGGCGGCCTCGGGAGCCCCTTCACCGCGCTCACCGCGCACAAGGAGGGCGCCGCGGCGGTGCCTCCGGGCGCCGTGCTGCTGGCCGAGAACGACGCGTGCCCCGTGCAGGCGTACCGCGTGGGCGATCGGCTGTACGCGACGCAGTTCCATCCCGAGCCGACCACGCACGCCTTCACGGAGCGCATGGCGATCTACCGCAACGACGGCTACTTCCCCGCGGAGGACTTCGACCGGTTGTCGGCGCGCGTGCTCGAGGCATCCGTGTCCGAGCCCGCACGGCTCCTGCAGCGCTTCGCTGCCGCCGCCTCCTCCGCCTGA
- a CDS encoding ECF transporter S component, with product MATMPDEETTEPSVSFDVLAADLQRLRREAGDVSYAEIAARIAERRESEGMSVGAARVARSTVFDVFRPDRRRVNADLVREVVLALGEDERSAAQWRRRSLAARMAPAPRPAAPAHPGGAHLAGHAAGEGALRVALIVALLVGCTGLNLFGAAVVRRWDLPVFLDMIGTATAAFALGPWYGALVGATTNVLGGIILGPENVLFAVVNVTGAVVWGYGIRRFARTIPRFVVLNVAVALACTFVAVPVNVLYDGNGGHLSDAVIAAMRDAEGLWAAAFSANLPVSVGDKIIAGFLALACARLLGPFRLRDPQPPLLMPRGARGSAPFGG from the coding sequence GTGGCGACGATGCCGGATGAGGAGACCACTGAGCCGTCGGTGTCGTTCGACGTGCTCGCCGCCGATCTGCAGCGGCTGCGCAGGGAGGCAGGTGATGTCTCCTATGCCGAGATCGCCGCCCGCATCGCCGAACGCCGCGAGTCCGAGGGCATGAGCGTCGGCGCGGCCCGCGTCGCCCGCTCGACGGTCTTCGACGTCTTCCGCCCTGACCGGCGGCGTGTGAACGCCGATCTGGTCCGCGAGGTCGTGCTCGCCCTCGGTGAGGACGAGCGGTCCGCCGCGCAGTGGCGACGGCGGAGCCTGGCCGCACGGATGGCACCCGCTCCCCGACCCGCAGCTCCCGCGCATCCCGGCGGCGCCCATCTCGCCGGCCACGCGGCGGGTGAAGGTGCCCTGCGCGTCGCGCTGATCGTCGCGCTGCTCGTCGGCTGCACCGGTCTGAACCTGTTCGGAGCCGCGGTCGTCCGTCGCTGGGATCTGCCCGTCTTCCTCGACATGATCGGCACAGCCACCGCCGCCTTCGCCCTCGGGCCCTGGTACGGCGCCCTCGTCGGCGCGACGACCAACGTGCTGGGCGGCATCATCCTGGGTCCGGAGAACGTGCTGTTCGCGGTGGTGAACGTCACCGGCGCGGTCGTGTGGGGCTACGGCATCCGCCGCTTCGCGCGAACGATCCCGCGTTTCGTCGTGCTCAACGTCGCGGTCGCTCTCGCGTGCACGTTCGTGGCAGTGCCGGTGAACGTCCTGTACGACGGCAACGGCGGTCATCTGAGCGACGCCGTCATCGCCGCGATGCGCGACGCCGAGGGCCTGTGGGCGGCGGCGTTCTCCGCCAACCTGCCCGTCTCCGTCGGCGATAAGATCATCGCCGGGTTCCTCGCCCTGGCGTGCGCGCGCCTGCTCGGCCCATTCCGGCTGCGTGACCCGCAGCCCCCACTGCTCATGCCGCGGGGCGCCCGCGGGTCTGCTCCGTTCGGTGGCTGA
- a CDS encoding DUF1304 domain-containing protein produces MVVILATVLGALAAVVHVYIFVLESVRWTAPRVWRRFGIGDQQAADTVRPMAYNQGFYNLFLAVGAALGLVLFWAGGPGTVADVAGRTLVLFSLGCMAGAALVLITTGRRYLAAAAVQGVLPLAAFVLFLFA; encoded by the coding sequence ATGGTGGTGATCCTCGCAACGGTGCTGGGCGCACTCGCAGCCGTCGTGCACGTGTACATCTTCGTGCTCGAGAGCGTCCGATGGACGGCTCCGCGCGTCTGGCGACGGTTCGGGATCGGCGACCAGCAGGCGGCGGACACGGTGCGCCCGATGGCCTACAACCAGGGGTTCTACAACCTTTTCCTGGCCGTGGGCGCGGCGCTCGGGCTCGTGCTCTTCTGGGCGGGCGGCCCCGGCACCGTCGCCGATGTCGCCGGGCGCACCCTGGTGCTGTTCAGCCTCGGCTGCATGGCCGGCGCCGCTCTCGTGCTGATCACGACGGGCCGGCGCTACCTCGCCGCCGCGGCCGTGCAGGGCGTGCTGCCGCTGGCGGCGTTCGTGCTGTTCCTGTTCGCCTGA
- a CDS encoding transferase: MGKNYIDIENDRGETLRYRKHVNGRGLIAHGAKVHPSALVEAGAYVEPGALIAEGAQIGRGAWVESDAVIGPQARIAPHAHIGSGAAVGAGAKIGVRAHIGTQARVAVGSLIRDDESIADGETVATDRRGLRLAA; the protein is encoded by the coding sequence GTGGGTAAGAACTACATCGACATCGAGAACGACCGGGGCGAGACGCTGCGTTATCGCAAGCACGTGAACGGTCGTGGCCTGATCGCGCACGGGGCCAAGGTGCACCCGAGCGCGCTCGTGGAGGCGGGGGCGTATGTCGAACCGGGAGCATTGATCGCCGAGGGCGCCCAGATCGGGCGCGGCGCGTGGGTCGAGTCCGACGCTGTCATCGGTCCGCAGGCGCGCATCGCGCCGCATGCGCACATCGGATCGGGCGCCGCCGTAGGGGCGGGCGCGAAGATCGGCGTGCGTGCGCACATCGGCACCCAGGCACGGGTCGCGGTGGGGTCTCTGATCCGCGATGACGAGAGCATCGCCGACGGGGAGACAGTGGCCACCGACCGGCGCGGTCTGCGCCTGGCCGCCTGA
- a CDS encoding LysR substrate-binding domain-containing protein, producing MARSGGSKSSRPARKGGRPAPRGGSASRSPAASAPRPARERASRPEAPDPARSFRLGVVPGATPGKWIAAWRERLPAVALELIPLTVDQQHAALTAGMVDAALVRLPLDAEQLHVIPLYTEVPVAVVPADSHLTAADELDLSDLSGEVVIVPRDDVLHPVVPGAVAPGFDAPETTADAVATVAAGVGVVIAPMSLARLHARRDVAHRPLRDGPPSTMALAWPREGDSPDVQAFVGIVRGRTPNSSR from the coding sequence ATGGCGAGAAGCGGTGGGTCGAAGTCTTCCCGCCCCGCGCGCAAGGGCGGTCGTCCCGCGCCGCGCGGCGGATCCGCATCCCGCAGCCCCGCCGCATCCGCACCCCGTCCCGCGCGTGAGCGCGCGTCGCGCCCGGAGGCGCCCGACCCGGCGCGCAGCTTCCGGCTCGGCGTGGTGCCCGGCGCCACACCGGGCAAGTGGATCGCGGCGTGGCGCGAACGTCTCCCGGCGGTCGCGCTGGAGCTCATCCCGCTGACCGTCGACCAGCAGCACGCCGCTCTCACGGCGGGGATGGTGGACGCCGCCCTGGTGCGCCTGCCGCTGGACGCCGAGCAGCTGCACGTCATCCCGCTCTACACCGAGGTTCCCGTCGCCGTGGTTCCGGCCGATTCGCACCTGACGGCCGCCGACGAGCTGGACCTGTCGGACCTGTCCGGGGAGGTCGTCATCGTGCCGCGGGACGACGTGCTCCACCCGGTCGTCCCCGGCGCCGTCGCGCCGGGATTCGACGCCCCCGAGACCACCGCCGACGCCGTCGCGACGGTGGCAGCCGGCGTCGGAGTCGTCATCGCGCCGATGTCGCTGGCCCGGCTGCACGCGCGGCGGGATGTGGCCCACCGGCCGCTGCGCGACGGCCCGCCCTCGACGATGGCCCTGGCGTGGCCGCGCGAGGGCGACAGCCCCGATGTGCAGGCGTTCGTCGGGATCGTGCGCGGCCGCACGCCGAACTCGTCCCGCTGA